In Roseofilum reptotaenium CS-1145, the following proteins share a genomic window:
- a CDS encoding DUF5615 family PIN-like protein encodes MLLFDQNISPRLVDRLADIYPNSIHVDRLGLASVPDREVWDYAGQHNYLIVTKDADFSELSILLGFPPKVIWIRRGNCSTRDLEELLREKEAVIHVLAQSLDANHTITEPVPEMESMSDILHRIRSRPRVNPEEFGLRDSMVLIREDRDRL; translated from the coding sequence ATGTTGTTATTTGACCAAAATATCTCGCCTCGATTAGTCGATCGTCTGGCAGATATTTATCCTAATTCTATACATGTCGATAGGCTTGGATTAGCCTCTGTGCCCGATCGCGAAGTTTGGGATTATGCTGGTCAACATAATTATCTGATTGTGACTAAAGATGCAGATTTTAGCGAACTAAGCATCTTATTAGGATTTCCACCCAAGGTGATTTGGATAAGGCGTGGGAATTGTTCGACAAGAGATTTAGAAGAGTTACTGCGAGAGAAGGAGGCAGTCATTCATGTGTTAGCACAATCTTTGGATGCGAATCATACTATAACTGAACCCGTACCTGAGATGGAGTCGATGTCCGATATTTTGCACAGAATTCGCTCTCGTCCTAGAGTTAACCCAGAGGAGTTTGGCTTGAGGGATAGCATGGTGTTAATTCGAGAGGATCGCGATCGCCTATAG
- a CDS encoding DUF433 domain-containing protein: MLPANLANRITIEPGKRGGKPCIRGMRITVYDVLEYLASGMTYEEILEDFPYLTQEDILACLSFAAQRERLMVGVE; encoded by the coding sequence ATGTTACCAGCAAACCTTGCAAACCGCATCACCATTGAACCGGGGAAACGGGGAGGGAAACCCTGTATTCGAGGCATGAGAATTACGGTTTATGATGTCCTGGAATATCTTGCTTCTGGGATGACCTATGAAGAGATACTAGAGGATTTTCCTTATCTGACCCAGGAGGATATTTTAGCTTGTTTAAGTTTTGCGGCTCAACGGGAGCGATTGATGGTAGGCGTTGAATAA
- a CDS encoding CHAT domain-containing protein has protein sequence MVRFWSRNKLFQGYNGWVRFLAIALAVALLVIIGVPALGEQPPRIGLATTETTDLIEQGCQLYERQQYEEAIAVWQEALNQSEHNGESANQAIALNYLSLADQGLGNWESATTRIDNALKLLEQFPSESRILAQVLNTQGQLYHSQGQFEAALSAWENAEQAYRQAGDAEGVIGSQLNQASVLQHLGLNGRSQERLHSLLQRLENQPNSLLKVQALRMLGISLHFSAQWRNAKQLLEESFNQSQNLNSPSETAQSLLSLGNLAKDLNHPQMALDYYQQAIATTQDHLLLKVQATANLLRLHIQQQAFAEALELIPPLKADLAQLPLSHSSIHATLNVAESLWRLFDLQPQSDPTLLETATQLTTQARQQSITLKDPRAQAWATLQLGKFSAENEDWESALELTHEALFMAQKIGAADLQARANWQHGQLLVQQEDRDSALVAYRSAVDSLESIRGEVVATNPELQFSFTEDIDPLYRGLIGLLLQGDEDSELELKNVQEARDMLESLQLAELDYFFREACRANRPKPIDEIDPKAAVIYPIILPDRLEVILTLPGNIQQHYSTSIPQPELEEHLHEMRQALHPAYGNLKRLKLYQQAYHWLIQPAESALKQHKIETLVFVLDSQLQNLPMAALHNGDRYLIEDYAIALTKSLKLIQSPPLEPNQLKALTAGLSEARQGFRSLPGVASEVEQIGHEINTRVLLDRTFTAEELKKAIQDTPFPIVHLATHGQFSSDAEETFILTWDSQINVRELDTLVKSRSQPLQNPIELLVLSACKTAQGDERAILGLAGVALRSGARSTLATLWAVRDRSTAEFMVHFYQHLNQPGMSKAKALQQAQINLLHSKYHHPIYWAPFVMVGNWI, from the coding sequence ATGGTTAGATTTTGGAGTCGAAATAAACTATTTCAGGGCTATAACGGTTGGGTACGCTTCCTGGCGATCGCCCTGGCTGTGGCTCTGCTCGTTATCATAGGAGTGCCAGCACTGGGGGAACAGCCGCCGAGGATAGGGTTGGCAACGACCGAGACGACTGATTTAATCGAGCAGGGTTGTCAATTGTATGAACGACAACAGTATGAAGAGGCGATCGCCGTTTGGCAAGAGGCTCTGAACCAATCTGAGCATAACGGTGAAAGTGCGAACCAAGCCATTGCCCTCAATTATCTTTCTCTCGCCGATCAAGGTTTGGGCAACTGGGAGAGTGCCACAACTCGGATTGATAATGCCCTGAAACTCTTAGAGCAATTCCCTTCAGAATCTCGTATTCTTGCCCAAGTTCTCAATACCCAAGGGCAACTGTATCACAGTCAGGGACAATTTGAAGCGGCCCTATCTGCTTGGGAAAATGCAGAACAAGCCTATCGCCAAGCAGGAGATGCAGAAGGAGTCATCGGTAGCCAACTCAATCAAGCTTCAGTTTTGCAACATTTAGGGCTGAATGGGCGATCGCAAGAACGTCTCCATTCTCTCCTCCAACGCCTAGAAAATCAACCGAATAGCCTCCTGAAAGTACAAGCCTTGAGAATGTTGGGGATCAGTTTGCATTTCAGCGCTCAGTGGCGAAATGCAAAACAATTACTCGAAGAGAGCTTTAATCAAAGCCAGAATCTTAACTCTCCTTCTGAAACCGCTCAAAGCTTATTGAGTCTGGGGAATCTGGCCAAAGATCTCAACCATCCCCAAATGGCACTAGACTATTATCAACAGGCGATCGCCACAACTCAAGATCATCTCCTGCTCAAAGTCCAAGCAACCGCGAATCTGCTGCGGCTTCATATCCAACAACAAGCTTTTGCTGAAGCCCTAGAACTGATCCCCCCCTTGAAAGCGGATCTTGCCCAACTGCCCCTCAGCCACAGTAGCATTCACGCTACCCTCAACGTTGCCGAAAGCCTTTGGAGACTATTTGACCTTCAACCGCAATCTGACCCCACGCTTCTCGAAACTGCTACCCAACTAACGACCCAGGCTAGACAACAGAGTATTACCCTCAAAGACCCTAGAGCGCAAGCTTGGGCAACTTTGCAACTGGGCAAATTCTCTGCCGAAAACGAAGACTGGGAGAGTGCCCTAGAACTCACCCACGAAGCCCTCTTTATGGCGCAAAAAATAGGTGCGGCTGACTTGCAAGCGCGAGCCAATTGGCAACACGGACAACTCCTGGTTCAACAAGAAGATCGCGACTCTGCCCTGGTTGCCTATCGCTCCGCAGTTGATAGCCTAGAATCGATTCGGGGTGAGGTAGTAGCGACAAACCCAGAACTTCAATTCTCCTTTACGGAAGATATCGATCCACTCTATCGAGGATTAATTGGTCTGTTGCTCCAAGGGGATGAAGATAGCGAACTCGAGCTGAAGAATGTACAAGAAGCCCGTGACATGCTCGAATCTCTGCAACTGGCAGAATTAGATTATTTTTTCCGTGAAGCGTGTCGAGCGAATCGACCGAAGCCCATTGATGAAATTGACCCGAAAGCAGCCGTTATTTATCCTATTATTTTACCCGATCGCCTGGAAGTCATTCTCACTCTTCCTGGTAATATCCAGCAACACTACTCTACCTCCATTCCCCAACCAGAATTAGAGGAGCATTTACACGAAATGCGTCAAGCTCTGCATCCTGCTTATGGCAATTTAAAACGGCTTAAGCTTTATCAACAGGCTTACCATTGGCTGATTCAACCCGCAGAGAGTGCCTTAAAACAACATAAGATTGAAACCTTGGTGTTTGTTCTTGATAGCCAGTTGCAAAATCTGCCCATGGCTGCGCTCCATAATGGAGATCGCTATTTAATTGAAGATTATGCGATCGCGCTGACGAAAAGCTTGAAACTGATCCAATCTCCGCCTCTAGAGCCAAACCAGTTAAAAGCCCTTACTGCTGGACTCAGTGAAGCTCGCCAGGGATTTCGCTCACTTCCCGGTGTTGCTTCAGAAGTGGAACAAATTGGTCATGAGATTAATACTCGTGTGTTGCTCGATCGGACATTTACGGCTGAGGAACTGAAAAAAGCAATTCAGGATACTCCCTTTCCCATCGTTCATTTAGCCACGCATGGTCAGTTTAGCAGCGATGCAGAAGAGACGTTTATCTTAACCTGGGATAGTCAGATTAATGTTCGAGAACTCGATACGTTGGTCAAGTCGCGATCGCAACCGTTGCAAAACCCCATTGAATTACTCGTACTGAGTGCGTGCAAAACAGCACAAGGAGATGAGCGGGCAATTTTAGGATTAGCAGGGGTTGCCTTGCGATCGGGGGCTAGAAGTACTCTGGCTACCTTATGGGCTGTCCGCGATCGATCCACTGCTGAGTTTATGGTTCATTTTTACCAACATTTAAATCAACCGGGAATGAGTAAAGCCAAGGCCCTCCAACAAGCTCAAATTAACCTATTGCATAGCAAATATCATCATCCCATCTACTGGGCACCTTTCGTAATGGTCGGCAATTGGATTTAA
- a CDS encoding 5'-nucleotidase C-terminal domain-containing protein, whose translation MGLINGTVNNDIIIGTPQNDGINLLAGNDLGFGLDGNDFISGDEGIDILVGNRGDDTLIGGAGNDFLFGGQNSDVLFGASGNDSLIGNRGNDQLNGNTGDDAVYGGQGNDVVRGGQGNDAVFGDIGNDVLYGDLGNNSLTGGAGQDIFVVGVGVQTLIDFSNGSDRIGLASGVSFSNLTIAQGSGTSTVIRDTSGQIIATIQGVNADQIDSSDFTTNNTPIPTPSPAPTPIITPSPSPSPTPTPGPVRGPVTFTLQLLHTADQEAGLPAIEDAVNFSAVLNALADDFPNTLKLTSGDLYIPGPFFSTSAEIYRDGNGDGQGGIGDILINNALGFQAAALGNHEFDFGPGTVQNLVQADNTITTGAGIGANGYLGTQFPYLSSNLDFSTEATLSGLVVSSAQAPQPNSISKSVVLNVGGERIGVVGATTPTLGTISSPGGVGVNPANANDINALAAIIQQSVDELVAQGINKIVLLAHMQQISIEEQLAGLLNNVDIVMAGGSNTILANADDPLRAGDTSAGVYPKPFTSPSGEPVYVINTDGNYRYVGRLVAGFDANGIISQVLDESGAYATDAAGVNRVYGRTVNPQDVADPTVVAVTQAINGIATAKDSNLFGNTSVFLEGRRSQVRTEETNLGSLTADANLIVARQTDPTVVASLKNGGGIRDNIGQAIIPPGGTGGLEFSPPPANPLANKQEGDVSQLDIENTLRFNNSLTIVPLTATQLKEIAEHGVSDTAPGNTPGRFPQISGMAFSFDASQAVNSRVRSLAIKDDQGNTVDVVVENGSIVGDASRTIKVATLGFLAGGGDGYPFPQGNQTPLPEATTGNATFTTDNREQDALAEYLAANYSNTPFNVAETEPSGDTRIQNIANAADTVLNGTSVGIAGDGNNTITGDNNANVLVGHSGVDNITGNGGNDIIAGGLGNDNLTGSGGDDVFVFATPGDGSDTITDFGNGSDTIRVFASQFTGLTAGATPTLTLSGTPVGTTAQFLYNGGILSFDSDGTGATAVQTLATLTGSPALAASQIVVL comes from the coding sequence GTGGGACTCATTAATGGGACGGTTAACAATGACATTATTATCGGAACTCCACAGAATGATGGTATTAATCTGCTAGCTGGCAACGATCTAGGGTTCGGATTAGACGGTAATGACTTCATTTCTGGTGATGAAGGCATTGATATTTTAGTGGGGAATCGAGGAGACGACACCTTAATCGGGGGAGCAGGCAATGACTTCCTCTTTGGCGGCCAAAATAGCGATGTTCTCTTCGGTGCAAGCGGAAATGATAGCCTAATTGGGAACCGAGGCAATGACCAACTCAACGGCAATACTGGCGATGATGCAGTCTACGGCGGACAAGGGAATGATGTGGTTCGGGGCGGTCAAGGAAACGATGCAGTCTTTGGTGATATTGGTAACGATGTTCTATACGGCGATTTAGGCAACAACAGCTTAACGGGAGGGGCAGGTCAAGATATCTTTGTTGTTGGCGTTGGCGTACAAACTCTGATTGATTTTAGCAATGGTTCAGACCGAATTGGGTTAGCCAGTGGAGTATCGTTTAGCAACTTAACTATTGCTCAAGGAAGCGGAACCAGTACCGTTATTCGTGATACTAGCGGACAAATTATCGCCACTATTCAAGGCGTAAATGCTGACCAAATTGACAGCAGCGACTTCACCACTAACAATACCCCTATCCCCACTCCTTCTCCAGCTCCAACCCCTATCATCACTCCCAGTCCTAGTCCTTCTCCGACTCCAACCCCTGGGCCAGTGAGAGGCCCGGTGACCTTTACCTTACAACTGTTGCACACAGCAGACCAAGAAGCGGGTTTACCGGCTATTGAGGATGCTGTAAACTTCTCAGCCGTCCTCAATGCTCTAGCTGATGACTTTCCCAACACCCTCAAACTCACGTCTGGAGATCTCTATATTCCCGGGCCCTTCTTTAGCACCAGTGCCGAAATTTACCGAGATGGCAATGGAGATGGTCAAGGAGGAATTGGAGATATCCTGATTAATAACGCTCTCGGCTTCCAGGCTGCTGCACTCGGAAACCATGAATTTGATTTTGGCCCTGGTACGGTACAAAACCTCGTCCAAGCCGACAACACCATTACCACAGGTGCAGGTATAGGAGCCAATGGATACCTGGGGACACAGTTCCCCTACTTGAGTAGCAACTTGGATTTCAGTACCGAAGCCACTCTCAGTGGTTTAGTCGTTTCCTCAGCCCAAGCTCCCCAACCCAATAGCATCAGTAAAAGTGTCGTTCTCAACGTCGGTGGAGAGCGCATTGGAGTCGTCGGTGCAACCACCCCCACCCTCGGCACTATCTCTTCTCCCGGAGGCGTTGGTGTTAACCCAGCTAACGCTAATGATATCAACGCTCTGGCTGCCATTATTCAACAAAGCGTTGATGAATTAGTTGCACAAGGCATTAACAAAATTGTCCTACTGGCTCACATGCAGCAGATTAGTATTGAAGAACAACTGGCTGGTTTGCTCAATAACGTTGATATTGTTATGGCTGGTGGCTCTAACACCATTCTTGCCAATGCTGACGATCCCCTGCGTGCTGGAGATACCAGTGCCGGAGTCTATCCCAAGCCATTTACTTCTCCTAGTGGTGAGCCAGTTTATGTGATTAACACTGATGGGAATTATCGTTATGTAGGTCGTTTAGTTGCTGGGTTTGATGCCAACGGAATTATCAGCCAAGTGCTGGATGAAAGTGGTGCGTATGCAACGGATGCAGCAGGAGTGAACCGAGTTTATGGTAGAACGGTCAATCCTCAAGATGTGGCTGACCCCACTGTAGTGGCGGTCACTCAGGCGATCAATGGCATTGCCACAGCTAAAGACAGTAACCTTTTTGGTAATACGAGTGTTTTCTTAGAAGGACGGCGCTCTCAAGTCCGGACAGAAGAAACGAACCTAGGCAGTTTAACGGCTGATGCCAACTTAATTGTCGCTCGCCAAACTGACCCCACGGTAGTGGCTTCTCTGAAAAATGGGGGAGGCATTCGCGATAATATCGGACAAGCGATTATTCCCCCAGGAGGAACTGGAGGATTAGAATTTTCTCCTCCTCCTGCTAATCCCCTCGCCAATAAGCAAGAAGGGGATGTCTCCCAACTCGATATCGAGAATACCTTACGGTTTAACAATAGTCTGACCATTGTTCCTCTAACCGCAACACAACTCAAAGAAATCGCCGAACATGGAGTTTCTGATACTGCACCAGGAAATACTCCCGGACGGTTTCCCCAAATTTCTGGCATGGCGTTTAGTTTCGATGCCTCTCAAGCTGTCAACAGTCGAGTCCGCTCTCTCGCCATTAAAGATGACCAGGGGAATACAGTGGATGTAGTTGTCGAAAATGGCAGCATTGTGGGAGACGCTAGCCGCACTATTAAGGTGGCGACTCTTGGTTTCCTGGCGGGTGGAGGCGATGGCTATCCTTTCCCTCAAGGCAATCAAACTCCCTTACCTGAGGCCACCACAGGCAACGCTACTTTCACCACTGATAACCGGGAACAAGATGCCTTAGCCGAGTATTTAGCCGCTAACTACAGTAATACTCCCTTCAATGTGGCTGAAACTGAGCCTTCTGGAGATACTCGGATTCAAAATATAGCCAATGCTGCCGATACAGTTCTCAACGGAACGAGCGTCGGTATCGCGGGAGATGGGAACAATACGATTACTGGCGATAATAATGCCAATGTGTTAGTTGGTCACTCTGGTGTAGATAATATCACCGGCAATGGAGGTAATGATATCATTGCTGGCGGCTTAGGCAATGATAATCTCACGGGAAGTGGTGGTGATGATGTCTTCGTGTTTGCTACTCCTGGAGATGGCAGTGATACCATTACTGATTTTGGTAACGGTTCAGATACTATCCGCGTGTTTGCCTCTCAGTTTACTGGACTCACTGCTGGTGCGACTCCCACTCTTACCCTGTCTGGAACCCCTGTGGGAACGACGGCTCAGTTCCTCTACAATGGTGGCATTCTCAGTTTTGATTCTGATGGTACGGGAGCAACGGCAGTGCAGACTCTAGCAACGCTAACGGGTTCTCCAGCTTTAGCAGCGAGTCAAATTGTAGTTCTGTAA
- a CDS encoding PEP-CTERM sorting domain-containing protein (PEP-CTERM proteins occur, often in large numbers, in the proteomes of bacteria that also encode an exosortase, a predicted intramembrane cysteine proteinase. The presence of a PEP-CTERM domain at a protein's C-terminus predicts cleavage within the sorting domain, followed by covalent anchoring to some some component of the (usually Gram-negative) cell surface. Many PEP-CTERM proteins exhibit an unusual sequence composition that includes large numbers of potential glycosylation sites. Expression of one such protein has been shown restore the ability of a bacterium to form floc, a type of biofilm.): protein MSAVSTIKSTLITSAVILTSGVLFNPNAAQAAALKGSFQINSADTTINLNNKGIDFTNELTDPLGEVGITSATGSFEDFGSAFIKDINFSESSIENFLDLSADAPGSNSADGISTFDLTSHSGLQVSQTVSGILGINFGFSGLFTSDDNQTSLGTGVLTFQLAEAGITVESFQRRLEDGETFEGITFSGAALTVQPVPESSTTVGLLAVAGMASFMLRKRLA, encoded by the coding sequence ATGTCTGCTGTATCTACCATTAAATCCACCTTGATCACTTCTGCTGTTATCCTTACTTCTGGTGTTTTATTTAATCCTAATGCGGCACAAGCGGCGGCACTCAAGGGAAGTTTCCAAATCAATAGTGCTGACACGACAATCAACTTAAATAATAAAGGGATTGATTTCACGAATGAGCTAACCGATCCCCTAGGGGAAGTTGGAATCACGTCTGCAACTGGAAGCTTTGAGGACTTTGGTAGTGCTTTTATTAAAGATATCAACTTCTCTGAGAGCAGCATCGAAAACTTTCTAGATTTAAGTGCGGATGCACCTGGAAGTAATAGTGCTGATGGGATCTCTACCTTTGATTTAACCAGTCATTCGGGATTACAAGTTAGTCAAACTGTTTCTGGTATTCTAGGTATTAACTTCGGGTTTTCTGGACTTTTCACCAGTGACGATAATCAAACTTCCTTGGGAACAGGAGTTCTCACCTTCCAGTTGGCTGAAGCTGGGATTACTGTTGAAAGTTTTCAACGTCGGTTAGAGGACGGCGAAACTTTTGAGGGCATTACCTTCTCTGGCGCTGCACTTACCGTTCAACCTGTTCCAGAATCTTCCACTACAGTTGGATTACTAGCAGTGGCAGGAATGGCTTCCTTCATGCTCCGCAAGCGGTTAGCCTAA
- a CDS encoding MFS transporter, translated as MKVFLTLSASERRNLLLMFAAGLLFWSSIGSLLPTLPLYLRSLGIADQQLGFVMGAFAIGLLLARPYIGAIADSHSRKRVILIGTAVCGLAPLCYLLVHSVPSLMMVRSFHGISLAAFTTGYIALVTDLTPPKNRGEVLGYMSLINPVGVSFGPALGGFVQQAFGNEYLFILTGSFGFLAFLIMTQVQENKRTDDSHKTDSSTAIQPGLWRLLLSPRIRILSLVLLHVGLAFGAMTAFISLLIQETGVNFNAGLFFTAAAITSFGIRLVAGPLSDRIGRGIFITLSISLYGISMFMLTFADTTWLFLLSGCIEGAGFGLLIPTTSAIVADRAYPHERGRLFGLCLGGFDLGIALAGPIAGMIAQAFSYQSIFICITFILILGLLLFLTQSSKDLPHSLRYALGRGRDIYAL; from the coding sequence ATGAAGGTCTTTCTAACCCTGAGCGCCAGTGAACGAAGAAACCTGCTGTTGATGTTCGCAGCGGGTTTGCTGTTTTGGTCAAGTATCGGCTCTTTGTTGCCTACTTTACCGCTTTATCTGCGATCGCTGGGGATAGCGGATCAACAATTAGGCTTTGTCATGGGAGCTTTTGCCATTGGTCTATTATTAGCTCGGCCTTACATTGGAGCGATCGCCGATAGCCACAGTCGTAAACGAGTGATCCTCATTGGTACAGCCGTTTGTGGTCTTGCTCCCCTCTGTTATCTCTTAGTACACTCTGTTCCCTCCCTGATGATGGTGCGGAGTTTCCATGGCATTAGTTTAGCCGCTTTTACCACCGGATATATTGCTCTGGTGACCGATCTGACCCCCCCTAAAAATCGGGGTGAAGTTCTGGGTTACATGAGCTTGATTAATCCGGTTGGTGTGTCCTTTGGCCCAGCTTTAGGGGGATTTGTACAGCAAGCCTTTGGTAATGAGTATCTGTTTATATTAACTGGTAGCTTTGGATTCCTGGCCTTTTTAATTATGACTCAAGTCCAAGAAAACAAGCGAACCGATGATTCACACAAAACAGACTCTTCAACGGCTATTCAACCTGGATTATGGCGCTTACTCCTGAGTCCCCGAATTCGGATTTTAAGTCTGGTTCTTTTGCATGTGGGTCTAGCGTTTGGAGCCATGACTGCCTTTATTTCCCTCTTAATTCAGGAAACCGGAGTCAACTTTAATGCTGGATTGTTTTTTACCGCTGCTGCAATTACCAGTTTCGGCATTCGTTTGGTAGCTGGCCCTTTGAGCGATCGCATCGGCCGAGGTATCTTTATCACCCTCAGCATCTCCCTCTACGGGATCTCCATGTTTATGCTCACCTTCGCCGATACAACCTGGCTCTTTTTACTTTCTGGGTGCATCGAAGGAGCCGGTTTTGGTCTCTTAATTCCCACCACTTCCGCCATTGTCGCCGATCGCGCCTATCCCCATGAACGAGGGCGCTTATTTGGTCTGTGTTTAGGAGGTTTTGATCTAGGAATCGCCCTCGCTGGACCCATCGCTGGTATGATTGCCCAAGCCTTTTCCTATCAAAGCATCTTTATCTGTATTACCTTCATTCTCATTTTAGGTTTATTGCTGTTCTTAACCCAATCGAGCAAAGACTTACCTCACTCCCTGCGCTATGCCTTGGGACGAGGACGAGATATCTATGCACTCTAA
- a CDS encoding 3D domain-containing protein, with protein MIRKLTPLTLAVTLACTSNLMRPAWSSPQFTHSSERYAAQSSFSSSDWVTLNPSVHPTTGRAVSLWSTYYHIYQAQEITNGYPLLDPSGRPLAYLSHRDWCYAALQGTVQVQDRWGRLTTYNFAGRGQTVQMDCSAYFKSLSPATLRKTGRVRFGLARGPHGDGAGGYRLVPYRTIAVDRQRIPLGSVIYIPAARGQQIRLPNGEMILHDGYFFAADVGSAIKGNQIDVFVGSHKRSPFPFITSNPRGTFEAFVVQDRQITEVLTRIHR; from the coding sequence ATGATTCGTAAACTGACCCCTCTGACTTTAGCTGTCACCTTAGCTTGTACCTCCAACTTGATGCGTCCAGCCTGGAGTAGCCCCCAGTTTACCCATTCATCGGAGCGATATGCAGCTCAATCTTCTTTCTCTAGCTCAGATTGGGTGACTCTCAACCCTTCCGTCCACCCGACTACTGGCCGCGCTGTATCTTTGTGGTCTACCTATTACCATATTTATCAAGCACAAGAAATCACAAACGGTTATCCTCTGCTCGATCCATCCGGTCGCCCTCTAGCCTATCTTTCCCATCGAGATTGGTGCTATGCTGCCCTCCAAGGTACAGTTCAAGTCCAAGACCGATGGGGACGATTAACTACTTATAATTTTGCCGGTCGAGGGCAGACGGTACAAATGGATTGTTCCGCCTATTTTAAGAGTCTTTCCCCTGCAACCCTACGAAAGACAGGGCGAGTACGTTTTGGTTTGGCTCGGGGCCCCCATGGAGATGGGGCTGGTGGATATCGTTTAGTCCCTTATCGGACTATAGCAGTCGATCGCCAACGAATTCCGTTAGGCTCTGTCATTTATATTCCTGCGGCCAGAGGACAGCAGATCAGACTTCCCAATGGAGAGATGATTCTCCATGATGGCTATTTCTTTGCGGCAGATGTAGGCAGTGCCATTAAGGGTAATCAGATTGATGTGTTTGTCGGATCGCACAAACGTAGTCCTTTTCCCTTTATTACCAGTAATCCTAGAGGCACATTTGAAGCATTTGTCGTCCAAGATCGTCAGATTACCGAAGTGTTGACTCGTATACATCGGTAA